One genomic window of Candidatus Kuenenia stuttgartiensis includes the following:
- a CDS encoding cyclic nucleotide-binding domain-containing protein: MDTTVFKKGEPIAQEGHFTYYVYRILEGEAQLLKNINGREVPILKLGKGAVIGKLSCLEEKRRLASTIAITDVKAEVISKEEFIKTLNELPTEIHSSMRELAFLLSGLSSVVGQLIYYRNSMEGKDLSTLSLKSVSGQLDKAPESIKMVYKSLIDDIINNYAKCGETLNEILRKLDGLKEGI, translated from the coding sequence ATGGATACAACTGTCTTTAAAAAAGGCGAACCAATAGCACAAGAGGGCCATTTTACCTACTATGTGTACAGAATCCTGGAGGGAGAAGCACAGTTACTAAAAAATATAAACGGCAGGGAAGTTCCTATATTGAAACTGGGAAAAGGAGCGGTTATCGGGAAACTCTCTTGTTTAGAGGAAAAAAGAAGGCTGGCGTCTACAATAGCCATTACCGATGTAAAGGCGGAGGTCATATCAAAAGAAGAGTTCATAAAAACACTTAATGAACTCCCCACGGAGATACATTCATCTATGCGTGAACTCGCCTTTTTGCTTTCTGGTCTATCAAGTGTGGTAGGTCAGCTTATTTATTACCGTAACAGCATGGAGGGCAAGGATTTGAGCACATTGAGCCTGAAAAGTGTTTCGGGGCAACTTGATAAAGCGCCTGAAAGTATAAAGATGGTGTATAAGTCATTAATAGATGATATAATTAATAATTATGCCAAATGCGGGGAGACATTAAATGAAATACTTCGGAAGCTTGACGGCCTTAAAGAAGGTATTTAG
- a CDS encoding ZIP family metal transporter has protein sequence MITVWFYTLASVFAISICSLIGVVTLSFRETNLKQVLIYFVSFSAGSLLGNAFLHLLPEAVEKAGSTFRLSTSLFVLCGVVVYFSVEKFVRWRHCHIPATEEHPHPFSLMVLFGDAVHNFIDGLIIGASYMVSIQLGFATTMAVVFHEIPQEVGDFGSLLHGGFSKIKALFFNFLSALTAILGAIIVLVMGSYVEGLTTFLVPFAAGGFIYIASCDLIPELHREVKITKSILQLVFFILGVLVMLALSFVGE, from the coding sequence ATGATTACCGTATGGTTTTATACGCTGGCAAGTGTTTTTGCTATCAGTATATGTTCATTGATAGGGGTTGTAACGTTATCATTTAGAGAAACGAATCTAAAGCAAGTCCTTATTTATTTTGTTAGTTTTTCCGCAGGAAGCTTACTTGGCAACGCTTTTTTACACCTGCTTCCGGAGGCCGTTGAAAAAGCAGGTTCAACCTTTCGGTTAAGCACTTCCCTGTTTGTTTTATGCGGGGTAGTTGTCTACTTTAGCGTAGAAAAATTTGTCCGCTGGCGACATTGCCACATACCAGCAACAGAAGAACATCCCCACCCTTTTTCTTTAATGGTGTTGTTTGGAGATGCCGTGCATAATTTTATCGATGGATTGATCATCGGAGCAAGTTACATGGTGAGCATTCAGCTAGGTTTTGCCACGACAATGGCAGTTGTCTTCCACGAAATCCCCCAGGAGGTTGGAGATTTCGGTTCTTTATTACATGGCGGATTCAGTAAAATAAAGGCGCTTTTTTTCAATTTTCTTTCCGCATTAACCGCCATACTCGGCGCAATTATCGTCCTGGTAATGGGATCTTATGTGGAGGGATTAACCACTTTTTTAGTGCCTTTTGCCGCGGGAGGCTTCATTTATATTGCAAGTTGCGACCTTATACCGGAATTGCACAGAGAGGTGAAAATTACGAAATCAATCCTCCAGTTAGTATTTTTCATATTAGGGGTGTTGGTGATGCTGGCATTGTCTTTTGTCGGAGAATAG
- a CDS encoding rhomboid family intramembrane serine protease gives MIPIRDRNPSGTFPLITVIIILINVLTFLFELSLGRNLTYFLFSYGIVPLKIFQSADIPEVNMANTYFPFLSYMFLHGGLIHLLGNMWYLWIFGDNIEDILGRFGFVVFYLICGIGSAVVYISFNRQSGVPCIGASGAVAGVLGAYMISYPRARVLVLLPLLFIFELPAYIVLGFWFFIQFFNGTAAIANTRDGGVAWWAHIGGFVIGIILIKLFPRAYYRHY, from the coding sequence ATGATACCAATCCGAGACCGAAATCCATCCGGAACATTCCCGCTTATCACGGTTATTATTATCCTTATAAACGTACTGACCTTTCTTTTTGAACTCTCTTTAGGAAGGAATTTAACATATTTCCTTTTCTCCTATGGCATAGTTCCCCTCAAAATTTTCCAGTCGGCGGATATCCCGGAGGTGAATATGGCAAATACATATTTCCCTTTCCTGAGTTACATGTTCCTCCATGGCGGGCTTATTCATCTTTTAGGTAATATGTGGTATTTGTGGATTTTTGGAGATAATATCGAAGACATATTGGGGCGTTTCGGCTTCGTGGTTTTTTACTTAATTTGCGGCATTGGTTCAGCGGTGGTGTATATTTCCTTTAACCGCCAGTCAGGTGTGCCTTGTATTGGCGCAAGTGGCGCGGTTGCGGGTGTATTGGGTGCTTACATGATAAGCTATCCGCGGGCGCGTGTGCTGGTTTTGCTACCGCTCTTGTTTATCTTTGAATTGCCGGCGTATATTGTATTGGGATTCTGGTTTTTCATACAATTTTTTAATGGTACGGCGGCCATTGCAAACACCCGGGATGGCGGCGTAGCGTGGTGGGCACACATCGGGGGTTTCGTGATAGGAATTATTCTCATAAAACTGTTTCCCAGAGCATACTACCGCCATTATTAA
- the shc gene encoding squalene--hopene cyclase yields the protein MRNFLLNLLERFETTVHKFNGNGNGNGNGNGKHPIPELIKHELSLENTYFRTTASTTQKTENPLDDSIDRAQRYLINQQNITDGHWVGILEADTTLTSEYIMLMHFLNRVDYEKQGKAVAFLLKQQLTDGGWNIYYGGASEISASVKAYFALKLAGYSENESFMKKAKECILGMGGIMNANCFTKIYLAMFGQVDWQAVPAVPVEMILFPAGFYFSIYEISYWSRCIVVPLSIAIARKPHVTVGDDLLKELYLVPREDVVYRIERDQDGFCWYNFFIDADSIFRRYEQHPIKFIRRIAKKMAEKWLLEHMEKSGGLGAIWPAMINSIFAMKCLDYPDDHPALTAQMKEVEALVIYEGDMLYLQPCVSPVWDTAWSIIAMNDSGIPGSHPVLQKAGKWLLSKEVRDFGDWKLKCKVEEPSGWYFQYANEFYPDTDDTGAVLMALQRVSLPEDMHKEKTLLRALRWLQAMQCDDGGWGAFDRNNNKTILNNIPFADFNALLDPSTSDVTGRCIEFFGRIGFNKTYLNIKKAVEFLKKEQDEDGSWFGRWGSNYIYGTWSVISGLIAVGEDINKAYIKKAIAWLKSVQNSDGGWGETIKSYEDSALKGIGKSTPSQTAWALLTLITAGEIKSSSTERGIDFLLSTQKEDGSWDEREFTATGFPKVFYLKYHMYRNYFPLMALGRYRHFTHKLATSQ from the coding sequence ATGAGAAATTTTCTATTAAATCTATTAGAACGGTTCGAGACAACTGTACACAAATTTAATGGAAATGGAAATGGAAATGGAAACGGCAATGGAAAACATCCTATTCCAGAGTTGATTAAGCATGAATTGAGTTTGGAAAATACTTACTTCAGAACAACTGCATCTACAACGCAGAAAACAGAGAACCCTTTGGATGATTCGATAGACAGGGCGCAGAGATATCTCATCAATCAGCAAAATATAACGGATGGTCACTGGGTAGGGATTTTGGAGGCAGATACCACATTGACGTCCGAATACATTATGCTGATGCATTTTCTTAATAGGGTAGATTATGAAAAACAGGGTAAGGCTGTCGCATTTCTCCTGAAACAGCAACTGACCGACGGGGGTTGGAATATTTATTATGGCGGAGCAAGTGAGATCAGCGCATCGGTAAAAGCATATTTTGCATTAAAATTAGCGGGATATTCGGAAAATGAATCATTCATGAAAAAAGCGAAAGAATGCATCCTTGGCATGGGTGGAATCATGAACGCCAATTGCTTTACCAAAATTTATCTTGCCATGTTTGGCCAGGTTGATTGGCAGGCGGTGCCTGCCGTTCCGGTAGAAATGATTTTGTTCCCCGCAGGATTTTATTTTAGTATTTATGAAATATCCTACTGGTCAAGATGTATTGTCGTTCCCCTTTCTATTGCCATCGCCAGGAAACCACATGTTACCGTAGGCGATGATTTGCTGAAGGAGTTGTATCTTGTCCCGCGTGAAGACGTCGTATATCGTATAGAAAGGGATCAGGATGGGTTTTGCTGGTACAACTTTTTTATTGATGCGGATAGTATCTTCCGCCGGTATGAGCAGCATCCCATTAAATTCATCCGGAGAATTGCGAAGAAGATGGCTGAAAAATGGTTGCTTGAACATATGGAAAAATCGGGCGGATTAGGGGCTATCTGGCCGGCAATGATTAATTCGATTTTTGCCATGAAGTGCCTTGATTATCCGGATGATCACCCCGCTTTGACCGCACAGATGAAAGAGGTGGAAGCGCTGGTTATCTATGAAGGCGATATGCTTTATTTGCAACCGTGCGTATCTCCGGTATGGGACACTGCATGGTCCATTATTGCAATGAATGATTCTGGTATTCCAGGGTCTCACCCTGTTCTGCAAAAAGCAGGTAAATGGTTATTGAGCAAGGAAGTCAGGGATTTTGGTGATTGGAAATTAAAGTGTAAGGTTGAGGAACCGAGCGGGTGGTATTTTCAATATGCGAATGAATTTTATCCCGATACTGATGATACCGGCGCGGTGCTCATGGCATTGCAGAGGGTCTCTCTTCCAGAAGACATGCATAAAGAAAAAACTCTTTTACGCGCCTTACGATGGCTGCAGGCTATGCAATGCGATGACGGAGGATGGGGGGCGTTTGACCGCAACAATAATAAAACGATTTTGAATAATATACCCTTTGCCGATTTTAATGCGCTTCTTGACCCAAGCACCAGCGATGTAACAGGCAGATGTATAGAATTTTTTGGCCGTATCGGATTTAATAAGACATATTTAAATATCAAAAAAGCTGTTGAATTTCTGAAAAAAGAGCAGGATGAAGACGGTTCATGGTTTGGGCGTTGGGGTTCAAATTATATTTATGGTACATGGTCTGTGATTTCCGGGCTGATAGCGGTTGGTGAAGATATTAATAAGGCATACATTAAAAAGGCAATTGCCTGGCTGAAGAGTGTACAGAACTCGGATGGCGGCTGGGGAGAAACAATAAAATCGTATGAGGACAGTGCATTAAAAGGAATAGGCAAAAGCACTCCTTCTCAAACAGCCTGGGCATTACTGACCCTGATTACTGCCGGCGAAATAAAATCGTCTTCCACAGAGAGAGGAATAGATTTTCTTTTGTCCACTCAAAAAGAAGACGGTAGCTGGGATGAGAGAGAATTTACGGCAACAGGTTTTCCCAAAGTCTTTTATTTGAAATACCACATGTATCGCAACTATTTTCCACTAATGGCGCTGGGAAGATATCGCCACTTTACTCATAAATTGGCAACTTCTCAATAA
- a CDS encoding cyclic nucleotide-binding domain-containing protein, translating to MVKGTSSYTIAGRSSGVFFGEISILIKTPRTATIIADDTVLVVKVNKEMFDSLGTSIRDKIKDSIIMRLA from the coding sequence GTGGTTAAAGGAACAAGTTCATATACAATTGCAGGGCGGTCTTCTGGCGTTTTTTTTGGAGAAATATCAATTCTCATCAAGACCCCAAGAACCGCTACTATTATTGCGGATGATACCGTTCTTGTGGTTAAAGTTAATAAAGAAATGTTTGATTCATTAGGGACGAGTATCCGCGATAAAATCAAAGATAGTATTATCATGAGGCTGGCATAA
- a CDS encoding chemotaxis protein CheW → MQQLLTKKNTLNISNVSEQEARYLTFEICGEEYGIEVLRVKEIIRMVKITPVPKTPEYVKGIINLRGKIIPVIDLRLKLGMRESMAGDGRCIIIVETCNGLKGIIVDMVSEVLVVNADDMEPFPQSKSNIDADFFLGIAKIKEKLKLLLNIDNIFCEDGRQTHGEKNNRINENKKDLSGGNSDNEDFRKEVSLILETENTEGIFAEKPKEDILPEDSVIKENAENETAAIYEKQTDILLGDNACTLQTIGTDVTNKADEPIDLNAVAENISVDIREATTSLFETMIMMDMKFKEYALVDETKIKSDVVCMISFTGRYHGIVSLFCTKELALQVASNMLMEEQTTLSTEVKDAVGEVLNMIAGGVKTKIAEKYGEMYLSIPLVIVGEDISVSVTETQEKRYKTTVVCFTKDPWITTRFGYNDEIMTVGLLLKKTAQ, encoded by the coding sequence ATGCAACAATTACTAACAAAAAAAAATACATTAAACATTTCGAACGTATCTGAACAGGAAGCAAGGTATCTTACATTTGAAATATGCGGGGAAGAATATGGCATAGAAGTTTTAAGGGTAAAAGAGATTATTAGGATGGTAAAAATTACGCCTGTGCCAAAAACCCCTGAATATGTAAAAGGCATAATAAATCTCCGCGGCAAGATTATTCCTGTCATTGATTTGCGGTTAAAATTAGGAATGCGGGAATCAATGGCCGGAGACGGCAGATGTATCATTATCGTTGAGACATGCAATGGTCTGAAAGGGATAATCGTTGATATGGTATCGGAGGTGCTCGTTGTGAACGCCGATGATATGGAGCCTTTTCCCCAATCGAAAAGCAACATTGACGCCGATTTTTTTCTGGGAATTGCAAAAATAAAGGAAAAACTAAAACTATTACTTAATATTGATAATATATTTTGTGAAGACGGACGGCAGACTCATGGTGAAAAAAATAACCGGATAAATGAAAACAAAAAAGACCTTAGCGGAGGAAACAGTGATAACGAGGATTTCAGAAAGGAGGTTTCCCTGATACTGGAAACAGAAAACACAGAAGGCATTTTTGCTGAAAAACCAAAAGAAGATATTTTGCCGGAAGATAGTGTCATAAAGGAAAATGCAGAGAATGAAACCGCCGCAATCTATGAAAAACAAACGGATATACTCTTAGGCGATAACGCCTGTACTCTGCAAACAATTGGAACAGACGTAACAAACAAGGCGGATGAGCCTATAGATCTCAATGCCGTTGCAGAAAACATATCCGTTGATATCAGGGAAGCAACAACATCATTATTTGAAACAATGATTATGATGGATATGAAATTCAAAGAGTATGCACTGGTTGACGAGACTAAAATAAAAAGCGATGTGGTATGCATGATAAGCTTCACCGGCAGATACCATGGCATTGTAAGTTTATTTTGTACAAAGGAGCTTGCATTACAAGTTGCTTCAAATATGCTGATGGAAGAGCAAACAACATTGTCCACTGAAGTAAAAGATGCAGTGGGTGAAGTACTCAATATGATTGCTGGAGGAGTAAAGACCAAAATTGCTGAAAAATACGGTGAGATGTACCTTTCCATACCACTGGTAATTGTGGGAGAAGATATTTCTGTTTCCGTTACAGAAACTCAGGAAAAGCGCTACAAAACAACGGTTGTGTGTTTTACGAAAGACCCATGGATTACGACACGTTTTGGCTATAATGATGAAATTATGACTGTAGGATTATTGCTTAAAAAAACAGCCCAGTAA
- the hpnH gene encoding adenosyl-hopene transferase HpnH encodes MRVSLALSLSLTKYLIKNRLLFKKRFPLVLMLEVTHLCNLACEGCGRILEYHDTMREMLSVGECMQAIHECPTPVVTITGGEPLMHPEIDKIISGIIKEKRHVYLCTNGILLVDALKKLKPHKYLNINVHIDGLAETHDKIAGKGIFDRATNAIREAKKAGFKVCTNTTIFKDTSEKEIVELFSFLQGLGVDGMLVSPGYGFEHNENAIFLCQKEIEERFGFIYGISKKYKILNSPLYLKFLKGERTLKCTPWGNPTRNYSGWKSPCYLITNTHYKTFDEYMKQTDWEKYQEGRDPRCENCMMHCGFEPTVVLEGGKRLSDIYEMAKWGLS; translated from the coding sequence ATGAGGGTTTCACTGGCTTTAAGCCTTTCTTTGACAAAATATTTGATTAAAAACAGGTTGTTATTTAAAAAAAGATTTCCTCTCGTATTAATGCTGGAAGTAACCCATCTCTGCAATCTTGCCTGCGAAGGATGTGGCCGTATTCTGGAATACCATGATACCATGCGTGAAATGTTAAGCGTTGGGGAGTGTATGCAGGCGATTCATGAGTGCCCGACCCCGGTGGTTACCATAACAGGGGGAGAGCCGCTTATGCATCCGGAAATAGACAAAATTATCTCCGGGATAATAAAGGAGAAACGGCACGTTTATTTATGCACTAACGGAATATTATTAGTCGATGCTTTAAAAAAACTGAAACCGCACAAATATCTCAATATTAATGTTCATATAGACGGGCTTGCGGAAACGCATGACAAAATAGCAGGCAAAGGAATATTCGACCGGGCGACAAACGCCATCAGGGAAGCAAAAAAAGCAGGCTTTAAAGTCTGTACAAATACTACTATATTTAAAGATACCAGCGAAAAAGAAATTGTGGAATTATTTTCATTTTTGCAGGGACTTGGCGTTGACGGCATGCTGGTTTCTCCTGGTTATGGATTCGAACACAATGAAAATGCAATTTTTCTTTGTCAAAAGGAAATAGAAGAACGATTTGGGTTTATTTATGGTATTTCAAAAAAATACAAAATATTAAATTCGCCCCTCTATTTGAAATTTTTAAAAGGGGAAAGGACATTGAAATGTACGCCCTGGGGTAATCCTACCCGTAATTATTCAGGATGGAAAAGCCCCTGTTATCTTATCACGAACACACATTATAAAACCTTTGATGAGTATATGAAACAAACTGATTGGGAAAAATACCAGGAAGGACGAGACCCGCGCTGTGAAAATTGCATGATGCATTGTGGTTTCGAACCAACGGTCGTGCTGGAAGGGGGAAAACGCTTGTCAGACATTTATGAAATGGCAAAATGGGGGCTTAGTTAA
- a CDS encoding histone deacetylase has protein sequence MTLLIYDNIYLEHDTGIGHPENARRIENTIKYLESDNFLAHVTIEKPRAALPEEIGFIHPKTYISTIQQIADSGGGWLDGDTAVSGHSYNVALYSAGAALTAIDLIMKGEAKNAFCLVRPPGHHATPDRGMGFCLFNNVAIAARYLQKNYQQKRILIIDWDVHHGNGTQDAFYVDPTVMYFSMHRYPFYPGTGAEDETGEGNGKGFNINIPLSMDTHPQKYIELFSGVIEGSVNRFAPEFIILSSGFDAYKKDPIGGLNLETEHFYTLTEIVVEAAEKHCGGKLLSCLEGGYHLSGLPLCIEAHLKGLLKINS, from the coding sequence ATGACACTGCTGATATATGACAATATATACCTGGAACATGATACCGGTATTGGACACCCTGAAAATGCCAGGCGGATAGAAAATACCATTAAATATCTGGAGTCCGATAATTTTTTGGCGCACGTAACGATAGAAAAGCCCCGTGCGGCGTTACCTGAAGAAATAGGCTTTATCCATCCAAAAACGTATATCAGTACCATTCAACAAATTGCTGATTCCGGCGGCGGCTGGTTAGATGGTGATACTGCCGTGTCCGGCCATTCATACAATGTCGCATTATATTCCGCAGGAGCAGCCCTCACCGCGATAGATTTAATTATGAAAGGAGAGGCAAAAAATGCTTTTTGCCTTGTTCGCCCACCCGGACACCATGCGACCCCTGACAGGGGTATGGGATTCTGCCTTTTTAACAATGTTGCCATTGCGGCAAGATACCTGCAGAAAAATTACCAACAGAAAAGGATTCTTATAATCGACTGGGATGTTCATCATGGAAATGGCACGCAGGATGCATTTTATGTTGACCCTACGGTAATGTACTTTTCAATGCACCGCTATCCATTCTATCCCGGGACTGGGGCAGAAGATGAAACAGGCGAGGGAAATGGAAAAGGGTTCAATATCAATATACCATTGTCTATGGATACTCACCCCCAAAAGTACATTGAATTGTTTTCCGGGGTAATAGAAGGCAGCGTAAACAGATTTGCGCCGGAATTCATCATTTTATCTTCAGGTTTCGATGCATACAAAAAAGACCCCATTGGCGGTTTAAACCTTGAGACAGAGCATTTTTATACATTAACTGAAATCGTTGTGGAAGCGGCGGAAAAACATTGCGGCGGTAAGCTTTTATCCTGTTTGGAGGGAGGATATCATTTATCCGGTTTACCCTTATGTATCGAAGCCCACCTCAAAGGATTGCTGAAGATTAACTCATGA
- a CDS encoding transposase yields MASTVASGYPHHVTQRGNYQQPVFEDESDFRQYLQWLQEYSTKYPLKIWAYCLMTNHVHFVCVPEKEDLLARTFNTLHMRYSQYFNQKRKLKVHLWQGRFYSCILDERHLRAVM; encoded by the coding sequence ATTGCAAGCACTGTAGCCTCCGGATATCCACATCATGTAACTCAAAGAGGGAACTATCAACAGCCGGTTTTTGAAGATGAATCAGATTTCAGGCAATATCTTCAATGGCTACAGGAATACAGTACAAAATACCCCTTAAAAATTTGGGCATATTGTCTTATGACTAATCATGTTCATTTTGTTTGTGTACCTGAGAAAGAGGATTTACTTGCACGCACATTTAATACACTGCATATGAGATACTCACAGTATTTCAATCAGAAAAGAAAATTGAAAGTACACCTCTGGCAGGGTAGATTTTACTCTTGTATCCTTGATGAAAGACATTTGCGGGCAGTTATGTGA
- a CDS encoding peptidoglycan recognition protein family protein, translating into MLFWQKMSICMFFPLLYFMSGCYSPPTIPPTSTIMKPSAKLPEKKLDFYLSSDIKNQLERCFVRDWKYIVVHHSASDTGSAEEFDKYHRQSRGWQNGLGYHFVIGNGKGSGDGEIEMGDRWKRQIDGAHAGIKEYNQFGVGICLVGNFNKTYPTQAQMKSLSALVEYIQERCHIPTDNVLMHRHCKQTDCPGRNFPYYKLLANTFQ; encoded by the coding sequence ATGCTTTTTTGGCAAAAAATGAGTATTTGCATGTTTTTCCCCCTTCTTTATTTCATGAGCGGATGTTATTCTCCACCAACAATTCCACCAACATCGACTATTATGAAACCAAGCGCGAAACTACCTGAAAAAAAATTGGACTTCTACCTGAGCAGCGATATTAAAAACCAATTGGAACGTTGTTTTGTTCGCGACTGGAAGTACATTGTTGTCCATCACAGCGCATCCGATACCGGAAGCGCTGAAGAATTTGATAAATATCACCGGCAATCGCGCGGATGGCAAAACGGGTTGGGATACCATTTTGTTATAGGAAATGGAAAGGGTTCCGGCGATGGTGAAATTGAAATGGGTGATAGATGGAAAAGGCAGATAGATGGTGCACACGCAGGGATAAAGGAATATAACCAATTTGGCGTAGGAATATGTCTGGTAGGGAATTTTAATAAAACGTATCCTACGCAAGCACAGATGAAATCACTTTCCGCATTAGTGGAATACATACAGGAACGTTGTCACATCCCTACTGATAATGTTCTTATGCACAGGCACTGCAAACAAACCGATTGCCCTGGACGGAATTTCCCCTATTACAAACTGCTTGCCAATACCTTTCAGTAA